A single genomic interval of Daucus carota subsp. sativus chromosome 1, DH1 v3.0, whole genome shotgun sequence harbors:
- the LOC108205985 gene encoding protein ANTI-SILENCING 1 isoform X3 translates to MAERENVTDLEFKWGQKIGVDCLQKEAQFYKSFTYDGTQYTLYDCVYLFEEGVPEPYIGKLIGIWETVDKTKEVDVQWFFRPVEILNWLGDQTPMPKEIFLATGEGIGLSNVIPLEAIAGKCCVVCTSEDIRNRQPSEEETKMADYIFYRTFDVGLCTILDKMEDSVGGLEVKYVFNREDGKNVSDLQTYGSSKVEVVSDTVACKGKNKHLIPNSSDELKLLETCENRDNSVVIKDVSAKSEWVRGESSDYKSGNNTNVLVVTNKKTQAHASGQSVKSSEVHSMVDGVKKAGYNKLRAKEKLSSDALQDKRAKKARICNSTKPCEDKISNLAKNSLVQADNSTMHAFTCKDKTKSDGKDLGLNKGVSVAKNGGILKNRPTGNSNDKPSNPAKKIVTFKDTNEKDFIKSNNYAGRTSKLNVTFKDRNAKDFIKSDNHAGSTSKLMKDSVLKSTSKERINENTRKLSSTYATKIENREEIENRGREQKVSQRSDVDIIDDSFQTNCVAIRIPRTRISSPHSGEALIMLTNVEIAKRVFRKLSEGCLMLPNGRPLVATKAPPIHFTEGQHAYFGHLVIDSIKLQRNARDAVSTSHCSQPNTIEYTMAMEWCLLQAQFDRIWEGLYKHHKEDMRRLKRNLKLK, encoded by the exons ATGGCAGAAAGAGAAAATGTCACGGATCTTGAATTTAAATGGGGGCAGAAGATAGGAGTTGATTGCCTACAAAAAGAAGCCCAGTTCTATAAATCTTTTACATATGATGGTACCCAGTACACCCTCTATGACTGTGTATACCTGTTCGAAGAAGGTGTACCCGAGCCTTATATTGGCAAACTGATAGGGATATGGGAGACTGTAGACAAAACAAAGGAAGTGGATGTTCAGTGGTTCTTTCGCCCAGTCGAAATTTTAAATTGGCTTGGAGATCAGACACCAATGCCGAAAGAGATTTTTTTAGCTACTGGTGAAGGCATTGGTCTTTCAAATGTTATTCCTTTG GAAGCAATTGCTGGAAAATGCTGTGTTGTCTGCACTTCAGAGGATATTAGGAACAGGCAACCATCAGAGGAGGAAACTAAAATGGCTGACTACATATTTTACCGCACTTTTGATGTTGGACTATGTACTATATTGGATAAGATGGAGGATAGTGTTGGTGGTCTTGAAG tcaaatacgtatttaatagagAAGATGGCAAAAATGTGAGTGATCTGCAAACATATGGTTCCAGTAAGGTGGAGGTGGTTAGTGATACAGTAGCTTGCAAGGGTAAAAATAAGCATCTCATACCAAATTCCTCCGACGAGCTTAAGTTGTTGGAGACTTGTGAAAATCGTGACAACTCTGTGGTCATCAAAGATGTATCAGCAAAATCCGAATGGGTACGCGGTGAAAGCTCTGATTATAAATCTGGTAATAACACAAATGTGTTGGTTGTCACTAACAAAAAAACTCAAGCACACGCTTCTGGCCAAAGTGTAAAATCGAGTGAAGTTCATTCTATGGTGGATGGGGTTAAAAAGGCTGGTTACAATAAATTAAGGGCCAAGGAGAAGTTAAGTTCTGATGCTTTGCAAGATAAGCGTGCAAAGAAAGCAAGGATATGTAACTCCACTAAACCATGTGAAGACAAGATTAGTAATCTTGCCAAGAATTCACTGGTTCAAGCTGATAACTCTACGATGCATGCTTTTACTTGTAAAGACAAAACAAAGTCTGATGGTAAGGATCTTGGACTTAACAAAGGAGTTAGTGTTGCTAAAAATGGTGGAATTTTGAAAAACAGACCTACTGGAAATTCAAATGACAAGCCTTCTAATCCAGCAAAAAAGATTGTCACCTTTAAAGACACAAATGAGAAGGATTTCATAAAAAGTAACAATTACGCGGGAAGAACCTCAAAATtgaatgtcacttttaaagACAGAAATGCAAAGGATTTCATAAAAAGTGATAATCATGCAGGAAGTACCTCAAAACTCATGAAGGACTCTGTGTTGAAAAGCACTTCTAAGGAGCGGATTAATGAGAATACGAGAAAACTTTCCAGCACGTATGCGACAAAGATTGAGAATAGAGAAGAGATTGAGAATAGAGGAAGAGAGCAAAAGGTTTCCCAAAGATCCGATGTT GATATTATTGACGATTCCTTCCAGACGAACTGTGTAGCCATAAGGATACCACGCACTAGAATATCCAGCCCACATTCAG GTGAAGCTCTTATAATGTTAACTAATGTCGAAATAGCTAAGAGGGTCTTTAGAAAGTTGAGTGAAGGATGTTTAATGCTGCCTAACGGAag GCCACTCGTTGCCACCAAAGCACCTCCTATACATTTTACGGAAGGGCAGCATGCCTATTTTGGCCACCTTGTTATCGATAGCATTAAGCTGCAAAGGAATGCG AGAGATGCTGTGTCGACTTCACATTGCTCACAACCAAATACAATTGAATATACGATGGCAATGGAATGGTGCTTGCTACAAGCGCAATTTGACAGGATTTGGGAGGGTTTGTACAAG cATCATAAGGAGGACATGAGAAGATTGAAGAGAAATCTCAAGTTAAAATGA
- the LOC108205985 gene encoding protein ANTI-SILENCING 1 isoform X1, translated as MAERENVTDLEFKWGQKIGVDCLQKEAQFYKSFTYDGTQYTLYDCVYLFEEGVPEPYIGKLIGIWETVDKTKEVDVQWFFRPVEILNWLGDQTPMPKEIFLATGEGIGLSNVIPLEAIAGKCCVVCTSEDIRNRQPSEEETKMADYIFYRTFDVGLCTILDKMEDSVGGLEVKYVFNREDGKNVSDLQTYGSSKVEVVSDTVACKGKNKHLIPNSSDELKLLETCENRDNSVVIKDVSAKSEWVRGESSDYKSGNNTNVLVVTNKKTQAHASGQSVKSSEVHSMVDGVKKAGYNKLRAKEKLSSDALQDKRAKKARICNSTKPCEDKISNLAKNSLVQADNSTMHAFTCKDKTKSDGKDLGLNKGVSVAKNGGILKNRPTGNSNDKPSNPAKKIVTFKDTNEKDFIKSNNYAGRTSKLNVTFKDRNAKDFIKSDNHAGSTSKLMKDSVLKSTSKERINENTRKLSSTYATKIENREEIENRGREQKVSQRSDVDTGNWYSSISRVQNAQGNGKVLLLWNLDPNYTSRDVKDIIDDSFQTNCVAIRIPRTRISSPHSGEALIMLTNVEIAKRVFRKLSEGCLMLPNGRPLVATKAPPIHFTEGQHAYFGHLVIDSIKLQRNARDAVSTSHCSQPNTIEYTMAMEWCLLQAQFDRIWEGLYKHHKEDMRRLKRNLKLK; from the exons ATGGCAGAAAGAGAAAATGTCACGGATCTTGAATTTAAATGGGGGCAGAAGATAGGAGTTGATTGCCTACAAAAAGAAGCCCAGTTCTATAAATCTTTTACATATGATGGTACCCAGTACACCCTCTATGACTGTGTATACCTGTTCGAAGAAGGTGTACCCGAGCCTTATATTGGCAAACTGATAGGGATATGGGAGACTGTAGACAAAACAAAGGAAGTGGATGTTCAGTGGTTCTTTCGCCCAGTCGAAATTTTAAATTGGCTTGGAGATCAGACACCAATGCCGAAAGAGATTTTTTTAGCTACTGGTGAAGGCATTGGTCTTTCAAATGTTATTCCTTTG GAAGCAATTGCTGGAAAATGCTGTGTTGTCTGCACTTCAGAGGATATTAGGAACAGGCAACCATCAGAGGAGGAAACTAAAATGGCTGACTACATATTTTACCGCACTTTTGATGTTGGACTATGTACTATATTGGATAAGATGGAGGATAGTGTTGGTGGTCTTGAAG tcaaatacgtatttaatagagAAGATGGCAAAAATGTGAGTGATCTGCAAACATATGGTTCCAGTAAGGTGGAGGTGGTTAGTGATACAGTAGCTTGCAAGGGTAAAAATAAGCATCTCATACCAAATTCCTCCGACGAGCTTAAGTTGTTGGAGACTTGTGAAAATCGTGACAACTCTGTGGTCATCAAAGATGTATCAGCAAAATCCGAATGGGTACGCGGTGAAAGCTCTGATTATAAATCTGGTAATAACACAAATGTGTTGGTTGTCACTAACAAAAAAACTCAAGCACACGCTTCTGGCCAAAGTGTAAAATCGAGTGAAGTTCATTCTATGGTGGATGGGGTTAAAAAGGCTGGTTACAATAAATTAAGGGCCAAGGAGAAGTTAAGTTCTGATGCTTTGCAAGATAAGCGTGCAAAGAAAGCAAGGATATGTAACTCCACTAAACCATGTGAAGACAAGATTAGTAATCTTGCCAAGAATTCACTGGTTCAAGCTGATAACTCTACGATGCATGCTTTTACTTGTAAAGACAAAACAAAGTCTGATGGTAAGGATCTTGGACTTAACAAAGGAGTTAGTGTTGCTAAAAATGGTGGAATTTTGAAAAACAGACCTACTGGAAATTCAAATGACAAGCCTTCTAATCCAGCAAAAAAGATTGTCACCTTTAAAGACACAAATGAGAAGGATTTCATAAAAAGTAACAATTACGCGGGAAGAACCTCAAAATtgaatgtcacttttaaagACAGAAATGCAAAGGATTTCATAAAAAGTGATAATCATGCAGGAAGTACCTCAAAACTCATGAAGGACTCTGTGTTGAAAAGCACTTCTAAGGAGCGGATTAATGAGAATACGAGAAAACTTTCCAGCACGTATGCGACAAAGATTGAGAATAGAGAAGAGATTGAGAATAGAGGAAGAGAGCAAAAGGTTTCCCAAAGATCCGATGTT GACACGGGCAATTGGTATTCCTCGATT AGTAGAGTGCAAAATGCTCAAGGGAATGGAAAGGTATTGTTGCTGTGGAACTTGGATCCGAACTATACTTCGAGAGATGTTAAG GATATTATTGACGATTCCTTCCAGACGAACTGTGTAGCCATAAGGATACCACGCACTAGAATATCCAGCCCACATTCAG GTGAAGCTCTTATAATGTTAACTAATGTCGAAATAGCTAAGAGGGTCTTTAGAAAGTTGAGTGAAGGATGTTTAATGCTGCCTAACGGAag GCCACTCGTTGCCACCAAAGCACCTCCTATACATTTTACGGAAGGGCAGCATGCCTATTTTGGCCACCTTGTTATCGATAGCATTAAGCTGCAAAGGAATGCG AGAGATGCTGTGTCGACTTCACATTGCTCACAACCAAATACAATTGAATATACGATGGCAATGGAATGGTGCTTGCTACAAGCGCAATTTGACAGGATTTGGGAGGGTTTGTACAAG cATCATAAGGAGGACATGAGAAGATTGAAGAGAAATCTCAAGTTAAAATGA
- the LOC108205985 gene encoding protein ANTI-SILENCING 1 isoform X4, translating into MAERENVTDLEFKWGQKIGVDCLQKEAQFYKSFTYDGTQYTLYDCVYLFEEGVPEPYIGKLIGIWETVDKTKEVDVQWFFRPVEILNWLGDQTPMPKEIFLATGEGIGLSNVIPLEAIAGKCCVVCTSEDIRNRQPSEEETKMADYIFYRTFDVGLCTILDKMEDSVGGLEVKYVFNREDGKNVSDLQTYGSSKVEVVSDTVACKGKNKHLIPNSSDELKLLETCENRDNSVVIKDVSAKSEWVRGESSDYKSGNNTNVLVVTNKKTQAHASGQSVKSSEVHSMVDGVKKAGYNKLRAKEKLSSDALQDKRAKKARICNSTKPCEDKISNLAKNSLVQADNSTMHAFTCKDKTKSDGSTSKLMKDSVLKSTSKERINENTRKLSSTYATKIENREEIENRGREQKVSQRSDVDTGNWYSSISRVQNAQGNGKVLLLWNLDPNYTSRDVKDIIDDSFQTNCVAIRIPRTRISSPHSGEALIMLTNVEIAKRVFRKLSEGCLMLPNGRPLVATKAPPIHFTEGQHAYFGHLVIDSIKLQRNARDAVSTSHCSQPNTIEYTMAMEWCLLQAQFDRIWEGLYKHHKEDMRRLKRNLKLK; encoded by the exons ATGGCAGAAAGAGAAAATGTCACGGATCTTGAATTTAAATGGGGGCAGAAGATAGGAGTTGATTGCCTACAAAAAGAAGCCCAGTTCTATAAATCTTTTACATATGATGGTACCCAGTACACCCTCTATGACTGTGTATACCTGTTCGAAGAAGGTGTACCCGAGCCTTATATTGGCAAACTGATAGGGATATGGGAGACTGTAGACAAAACAAAGGAAGTGGATGTTCAGTGGTTCTTTCGCCCAGTCGAAATTTTAAATTGGCTTGGAGATCAGACACCAATGCCGAAAGAGATTTTTTTAGCTACTGGTGAAGGCATTGGTCTTTCAAATGTTATTCCTTTG GAAGCAATTGCTGGAAAATGCTGTGTTGTCTGCACTTCAGAGGATATTAGGAACAGGCAACCATCAGAGGAGGAAACTAAAATGGCTGACTACATATTTTACCGCACTTTTGATGTTGGACTATGTACTATATTGGATAAGATGGAGGATAGTGTTGGTGGTCTTGAAG tcaaatacgtatttaatagagAAGATGGCAAAAATGTGAGTGATCTGCAAACATATGGTTCCAGTAAGGTGGAGGTGGTTAGTGATACAGTAGCTTGCAAGGGTAAAAATAAGCATCTCATACCAAATTCCTCCGACGAGCTTAAGTTGTTGGAGACTTGTGAAAATCGTGACAACTCTGTGGTCATCAAAGATGTATCAGCAAAATCCGAATGGGTACGCGGTGAAAGCTCTGATTATAAATCTGGTAATAACACAAATGTGTTGGTTGTCACTAACAAAAAAACTCAAGCACACGCTTCTGGCCAAAGTGTAAAATCGAGTGAAGTTCATTCTATGGTGGATGGGGTTAAAAAGGCTGGTTACAATAAATTAAGGGCCAAGGAGAAGTTAAGTTCTGATGCTTTGCAAGATAAGCGTGCAAAGAAAGCAAGGATATGTAACTCCACTAAACCATGTGAAGACAAGATTAGTAATCTTGCCAAGAATTCACTGGTTCAAGCTGATAACTCTACGATGCATGCTTTTACTTGTAAAGACAAAACAAAGTCTGATG GAAGTACCTCAAAACTCATGAAGGACTCTGTGTTGAAAAGCACTTCTAAGGAGCGGATTAATGAGAATACGAGAAAACTTTCCAGCACGTATGCGACAAAGATTGAGAATAGAGAAGAGATTGAGAATAGAGGAAGAGAGCAAAAGGTTTCCCAAAGATCCGATGTT GACACGGGCAATTGGTATTCCTCGATT AGTAGAGTGCAAAATGCTCAAGGGAATGGAAAGGTATTGTTGCTGTGGAACTTGGATCCGAACTATACTTCGAGAGATGTTAAG GATATTATTGACGATTCCTTCCAGACGAACTGTGTAGCCATAAGGATACCACGCACTAGAATATCCAGCCCACATTCAG GTGAAGCTCTTATAATGTTAACTAATGTCGAAATAGCTAAGAGGGTCTTTAGAAAGTTGAGTGAAGGATGTTTAATGCTGCCTAACGGAag GCCACTCGTTGCCACCAAAGCACCTCCTATACATTTTACGGAAGGGCAGCATGCCTATTTTGGCCACCTTGTTATCGATAGCATTAAGCTGCAAAGGAATGCG AGAGATGCTGTGTCGACTTCACATTGCTCACAACCAAATACAATTGAATATACGATGGCAATGGAATGGTGCTTGCTACAAGCGCAATTTGACAGGATTTGGGAGGGTTTGTACAAG cATCATAAGGAGGACATGAGAAGATTGAAGAGAAATCTCAAGTTAAAATGA
- the LOC108205985 gene encoding protein ANTI-SILENCING 1 isoform X5: MAERENVTDLEFKWGQKIGVDCLQKEAQFYKSFTYDGTQYTLYDCVYLFEEGVPEPYIGKLIGIWETVDKTKEVDVQWFFRPVEILNWLGDQTPMPKEIFLATGEGIGLSNVIPLEAIAGKCCVVCTSEDIRNRQPSEEETKMADYIFYRTFDVGLCTILDKMEDSVGGLEGSTSKLMKDSVLKSTSKERINENTRKLSSTYATKIENREEIENRGREQKVSQRSDVDTGNWYSSISRVQNAQGNGKVLLLWNLDPNYTSRDVKDIIDDSFQTNCVAIRIPRTRISSPHSGEALIMLTNVEIAKRVFRKLSEGCLMLPNGRPLVATKAPPIHFTEGQHAYFGHLVIDSIKLQRNARDAVSTSHCSQPNTIEYTMAMEWCLLQAQFDRIWEGLYKHHKEDMRRLKRNLKLK; the protein is encoded by the exons ATGGCAGAAAGAGAAAATGTCACGGATCTTGAATTTAAATGGGGGCAGAAGATAGGAGTTGATTGCCTACAAAAAGAAGCCCAGTTCTATAAATCTTTTACATATGATGGTACCCAGTACACCCTCTATGACTGTGTATACCTGTTCGAAGAAGGTGTACCCGAGCCTTATATTGGCAAACTGATAGGGATATGGGAGACTGTAGACAAAACAAAGGAAGTGGATGTTCAGTGGTTCTTTCGCCCAGTCGAAATTTTAAATTGGCTTGGAGATCAGACACCAATGCCGAAAGAGATTTTTTTAGCTACTGGTGAAGGCATTGGTCTTTCAAATGTTATTCCTTTG GAAGCAATTGCTGGAAAATGCTGTGTTGTCTGCACTTCAGAGGATATTAGGAACAGGCAACCATCAGAGGAGGAAACTAAAATGGCTGACTACATATTTTACCGCACTTTTGATGTTGGACTATGTACTATATTGGATAAGATGGAGGATAGTGTTGGTGGTCTTGAAG GAAGTACCTCAAAACTCATGAAGGACTCTGTGTTGAAAAGCACTTCTAAGGAGCGGATTAATGAGAATACGAGAAAACTTTCCAGCACGTATGCGACAAAGATTGAGAATAGAGAAGAGATTGAGAATAGAGGAAGAGAGCAAAAGGTTTCCCAAAGATCCGATGTT GACACGGGCAATTGGTATTCCTCGATT AGTAGAGTGCAAAATGCTCAAGGGAATGGAAAGGTATTGTTGCTGTGGAACTTGGATCCGAACTATACTTCGAGAGATGTTAAG GATATTATTGACGATTCCTTCCAGACGAACTGTGTAGCCATAAGGATACCACGCACTAGAATATCCAGCCCACATTCAG GTGAAGCTCTTATAATGTTAACTAATGTCGAAATAGCTAAGAGGGTCTTTAGAAAGTTGAGTGAAGGATGTTTAATGCTGCCTAACGGAag GCCACTCGTTGCCACCAAAGCACCTCCTATACATTTTACGGAAGGGCAGCATGCCTATTTTGGCCACCTTGTTATCGATAGCATTAAGCTGCAAAGGAATGCG AGAGATGCTGTGTCGACTTCACATTGCTCACAACCAAATACAATTGAATATACGATGGCAATGGAATGGTGCTTGCTACAAGCGCAATTTGACAGGATTTGGGAGGGTTTGTACAAG cATCATAAGGAGGACATGAGAAGATTGAAGAGAAATCTCAAGTTAAAATGA
- the LOC108205985 gene encoding protein ANTI-SILENCING 1 isoform X2, translated as MAERENVTDLEFKWGQKIGVDCLQKEAQFYKSFTYDGTQYTLYDCVYLFEEGVPEPYIGKLIGIWETVDKTKEVDVQWFFRPVEILNWLGDQTPMPKEIFLATGEGIGLSNVIPLEAIAGKCCVVCTSEDIRNRQPSEEETKMADYIFYRTFDVGLCTILDKMEDSVGGLEVKYVFNREDGKNVSDLQTYGSSKVEVVSDTVACKGKNKHLIPNSSDELKLLETCENRDNSVVIKDVSAKSEWVRGESSDYKSGNNTNVLVVTNKKTQAHASGQSVKSSEVHSMVDGVKKAGYNKLRAKEKLSSDALQDKRAKKARICNSTKPCEDKISNLAKNSLVQADNSTMHAFTCKDKTKSDGKDLGLNKGVSVAKNGGILKNRPTGNSNDKPSNPAKKIVTFKDTNEKDFIKSNNYAGRTSKLNVTFKDRNAKDFIKSDNHAGSTSKLMKDSVLKSTSKERINENTRKLSSTYATKIENREEIENRGREQKVSQRSDVDTGNWYSSIDIIDDSFQTNCVAIRIPRTRISSPHSGEALIMLTNVEIAKRVFRKLSEGCLMLPNGRPLVATKAPPIHFTEGQHAYFGHLVIDSIKLQRNARDAVSTSHCSQPNTIEYTMAMEWCLLQAQFDRIWEGLYKHHKEDMRRLKRNLKLK; from the exons ATGGCAGAAAGAGAAAATGTCACGGATCTTGAATTTAAATGGGGGCAGAAGATAGGAGTTGATTGCCTACAAAAAGAAGCCCAGTTCTATAAATCTTTTACATATGATGGTACCCAGTACACCCTCTATGACTGTGTATACCTGTTCGAAGAAGGTGTACCCGAGCCTTATATTGGCAAACTGATAGGGATATGGGAGACTGTAGACAAAACAAAGGAAGTGGATGTTCAGTGGTTCTTTCGCCCAGTCGAAATTTTAAATTGGCTTGGAGATCAGACACCAATGCCGAAAGAGATTTTTTTAGCTACTGGTGAAGGCATTGGTCTTTCAAATGTTATTCCTTTG GAAGCAATTGCTGGAAAATGCTGTGTTGTCTGCACTTCAGAGGATATTAGGAACAGGCAACCATCAGAGGAGGAAACTAAAATGGCTGACTACATATTTTACCGCACTTTTGATGTTGGACTATGTACTATATTGGATAAGATGGAGGATAGTGTTGGTGGTCTTGAAG tcaaatacgtatttaatagagAAGATGGCAAAAATGTGAGTGATCTGCAAACATATGGTTCCAGTAAGGTGGAGGTGGTTAGTGATACAGTAGCTTGCAAGGGTAAAAATAAGCATCTCATACCAAATTCCTCCGACGAGCTTAAGTTGTTGGAGACTTGTGAAAATCGTGACAACTCTGTGGTCATCAAAGATGTATCAGCAAAATCCGAATGGGTACGCGGTGAAAGCTCTGATTATAAATCTGGTAATAACACAAATGTGTTGGTTGTCACTAACAAAAAAACTCAAGCACACGCTTCTGGCCAAAGTGTAAAATCGAGTGAAGTTCATTCTATGGTGGATGGGGTTAAAAAGGCTGGTTACAATAAATTAAGGGCCAAGGAGAAGTTAAGTTCTGATGCTTTGCAAGATAAGCGTGCAAAGAAAGCAAGGATATGTAACTCCACTAAACCATGTGAAGACAAGATTAGTAATCTTGCCAAGAATTCACTGGTTCAAGCTGATAACTCTACGATGCATGCTTTTACTTGTAAAGACAAAACAAAGTCTGATGGTAAGGATCTTGGACTTAACAAAGGAGTTAGTGTTGCTAAAAATGGTGGAATTTTGAAAAACAGACCTACTGGAAATTCAAATGACAAGCCTTCTAATCCAGCAAAAAAGATTGTCACCTTTAAAGACACAAATGAGAAGGATTTCATAAAAAGTAACAATTACGCGGGAAGAACCTCAAAATtgaatgtcacttttaaagACAGAAATGCAAAGGATTTCATAAAAAGTGATAATCATGCAGGAAGTACCTCAAAACTCATGAAGGACTCTGTGTTGAAAAGCACTTCTAAGGAGCGGATTAATGAGAATACGAGAAAACTTTCCAGCACGTATGCGACAAAGATTGAGAATAGAGAAGAGATTGAGAATAGAGGAAGAGAGCAAAAGGTTTCCCAAAGATCCGATGTT GACACGGGCAATTGGTATTCCTCGATT GATATTATTGACGATTCCTTCCAGACGAACTGTGTAGCCATAAGGATACCACGCACTAGAATATCCAGCCCACATTCAG GTGAAGCTCTTATAATGTTAACTAATGTCGAAATAGCTAAGAGGGTCTTTAGAAAGTTGAGTGAAGGATGTTTAATGCTGCCTAACGGAag GCCACTCGTTGCCACCAAAGCACCTCCTATACATTTTACGGAAGGGCAGCATGCCTATTTTGGCCACCTTGTTATCGATAGCATTAAGCTGCAAAGGAATGCG AGAGATGCTGTGTCGACTTCACATTGCTCACAACCAAATACAATTGAATATACGATGGCAATGGAATGGTGCTTGCTACAAGCGCAATTTGACAGGATTTGGGAGGGTTTGTACAAG cATCATAAGGAGGACATGAGAAGATTGAAGAGAAATCTCAAGTTAAAATGA
- the LOC108203688 gene encoding probable indole-3-pyruvate monooxygenase YUCCA4, with amino-acid sequence MRGFKEDIKDETKGVWVDGAIIVGAGPSGLAVSACLKKNNITSLVLERNDCLASLWQKRTYDFLKLHLPQNFCELPFFGFPRNFPKYPTKHHFISYIEAYAQHFGIQPRFKQVVERAEFDSLSGFWRVFSQDCEYVSRWLVVATGENAEPFIPEIGGIERFDGPVVHTSEYRSGGEFKKQRVLVVGCGNSGMEVSLDLCKHNAIPHLVVRNSVHVLPREMFGCSTFGIAMALLKWFPLRLVDKFLILMCNSILGKTEKLGLRRPKTGPIELKNATGKTPILDGGALSHIKSGEIKVMVGVKEITSNGAKFMDGQEREFDAIVLATGYKSNVPFWLKGNELITEDGLQKASNGNGWKGKNGLYTVGFSKKGLLGTASDALNIARDIADHLKSCKDCNNSCRSIAVLQT; translated from the exons ATGAGGGGCTTCAAAGAAGACATAAAGGATGAAACAAAGGGTGTTTGGGTGGATGGAGCAATCATAGTAGGTGCAGGACCATCTGGGCTAGCAGTCTCAGCTTGTCTCAAGAAAAACAACATCACTTCTTTAGTTCTTGAGAGGAATGATTGTTTAGCTTCATTATGGCAAAAAAGGACTTATGATTTTCTCAAGCTCCACCTCCCTCAGAACTTTTGTGAGCTTCCTTTCTTTGGTTTTCCGAGGAACTTTCCCAAGTACCCAACAAAGCACCACTTCATTTCATACATTGAGGCTTATGCTCAGCATTTTGGGATTCAGCCCAGGTTTAAACAAGTGGTGGAGAGGGCAGAGTTTGATTCTTTGAGTGGGTTTTGGAGGGTTTTTAGTCAGGATTGTGAGTATGTTTCGAGGTGGCTTGTGGTGGCAACAGGGGAAAATGCAGAGCCTTTTATTCCTGAGATTGGTGGGATTGAGAGGTTTGATGGGCCTGTGGTGCATACAAGTGAGTATAGATCAGGTGGTGAGTTTAAGAAACAGAGGGTATTGGTTGTGGGGTGTGGGAATTCTGGTATGGAAGTTAGTTTGGATCTCTGTAAGCACAATGCCATTCCTCATTTGGTTGTTAGAAACTCT GTGCATGTTTTACCCAGAGAGATGTTTGGGTGCTCTACATTTGGAATAGCAATGGCCCTTCTCAAATGGTTTCCTCTAAGACTAGTTGACAAGTTCCTCATACTAATGTGCAACTCTATCCTTGGCAAAACAGAGAAATTAGGTCTCAGAAGACCGAAAACCGGCCCGATTGAGCTCAAAAATGCCACCGGAAAGACTCCTATTCTTGATGGAGGAGCTCTGTCACATATAAAATCTGGTGAAATTAAG GTAATGGTAGGAGTGAAAGAGATAACAAGCAATGGGGCCAAATTCATGGATGGCCAAGAGAGAGAATTTGATGCTATAGTATTGGCTACAGGCTACAAGAGCAATGTCCCATTTTGGCTTAAG GGAAATGAGCTAATTACAGAAGACGGATTGCAAAAGGCGTCGAACGGAAATGGGTGGAAAGGAAAGAACGGATTGTATACGGTGGGATTCAGCAAGAAAGGCCTTCTTGGTACTGCATCAGATGCGCTTAATATTGCCAGAGATATTGCTGATCATTTGAAATCATGTAAAGACTGCAACAATAGCTGTAGGTCAATTGCTGTCTTACAAACATAA